One bacterium genomic region harbors:
- a CDS encoding ATP-grasp domain-containing protein has translation MKRELNQHKVFIANRGEVVSRLCKTLKKLNIESVGLACKEDLSQYTKHLDEVIWIEAKAMQTVFTDAKAMITHAKSQDCTAIHPGWGFLSENADFAQACKDNGIVFIGPKPSSIRAFADKAKAKSIAIDAGLSVLHSVDEANFEHTESFIDAIKKTLSLPIILKPALGGGGKGMTIVRDINELKEAVASAKRVAQAAFADASLLAEPYLEKARHVEVQVFSTGEKAYHFKTRDCTMQRRYQKIIEESHSTFLDDEQEAQVCQQAVDLVESIGYESLGTVEFIIDQNKKAYFMEMNTRLQVEHGVTELIFALDLVELQVKHALGETVTLAEDLKPNGHAIEVRVYAENTLKDFVPANGQVRAIEFSSSIDRIECDVAKGTMVGNNFDPMIAKVLVWSESRDQAISKMLQMLKDSYILGVQNNMNFVQWLLTANDFVDGKHDIQWIDRHYQDYVKYEASYFETQAIYNLIYSVEHLAEDKNHNPWYHNSLPSNLPARDQAQNLYKTAMNELLPYPQQLEKLPLTKTHQEHVFSLANGDKLIMIAANNALYLHIDGKQITLKKAQRLQSEDEDAALNHCKAPLNGLVKAVFTEKGQSVKKNDVLLTIEAMKMEYKILAPRDAVIKKVMVQENQQVNEEQHLLELE, from the coding sequence ATGAAGCGAGAATTGAACCAGCACAAAGTATTTATTGCCAATCGGGGGGAGGTTGTTTCAAGGCTGTGTAAAACTCTAAAAAAACTCAACATTGAATCCGTGGGCTTGGCTTGTAAAGAGGACTTATCACAATATACAAAGCATCTGGATGAAGTCATATGGATAGAAGCTAAAGCCATGCAAACGGTTTTTACCGATGCAAAAGCCATGATCACGCATGCTAAAAGTCAAGATTGTACCGCGATTCATCCAGGCTGGGGATTTCTTTCTGAAAATGCAGATTTTGCTCAAGCCTGCAAAGACAATGGAATTGTTTTTATTGGCCCCAAGCCCTCATCGATCAGAGCTTTTGCTGACAAAGCCAAAGCCAAAAGCATTGCTATCGATGCAGGTTTAAGTGTTTTACATAGTGTAGATGAAGCCAACTTTGAGCATACAGAAAGCTTTATTGATGCAATAAAAAAAACCTTATCGTTGCCTATTATTTTAAAGCCAGCCCTTGGGGGTGGGGGCAAAGGCATGACCATTGTGAGAGATATCAATGAACTTAAAGAAGCGGTGGCTTCAGCCAAAAGAGTTGCTCAAGCAGCCTTTGCTGATGCAAGCTTGTTGGCTGAACCGTATTTAGAAAAAGCGCGTCATGTTGAGGTGCAGGTTTTTTCTACAGGAGAGAAAGCCTATCATTTTAAAACCCGTGATTGCACCATGCAAAGGCGTTATCAAAAAATTATAGAAGAAAGTCATTCTACTTTTTTAGATGATGAACAAGAAGCTCAAGTCTGTCAACAAGCCGTTGATTTGGTGGAGTCCATTGGCTATGAAAGTTTGGGAACTGTTGAGTTTATCATTGATCAAAACAAAAAAGCTTATTTTATGGAAATGAATACACGCCTGCAAGTAGAGCATGGTGTAACAGAGTTGATTTTTGCTCTTGATTTGGTGGAATTGCAAGTCAAACATGCATTGGGTGAGACCGTCACTCTTGCTGAGGACTTAAAGCCGAATGGACACGCTATTGAGGTAAGAGTTTATGCAGAAAACACTTTAAAAGATTTTGTTCCTGCCAACGGTCAGGTTAGGGCCATTGAGTTTTCGTCAAGTATTGATAGAATTGAATGTGATGTTGCAAAGGGCACGATGGTTGGCAACAACTTTGACCCAATGATCGCCAAAGTTTTGGTTTGGTCAGAAAGCCGAGATCAAGCCATTTCAAAAATGTTACAGATGCTTAAAGACAGTTATATTTTAGGTGTGCAAAATAACATGAATTTTGTGCAATGGCTGTTAACGGCCAATGATTTTGTAGACGGAAAACATGATATTCAATGGATTGATCGCCATTATCAAGATTATGTCAAATATGAAGCGAGTTACTTTGAAACACAAGCGATTTACAACTTAATTTATAGCGTTGAACATCTCGCAGAAGATAAAAACCACAATCCGTGGTACCACAATTCACTTCCATCCAATCTTCCAGCCAGAGATCAAGCTCAAAATCTGTATAAAACTGCAATGAATGAACTGTTGCCTTATCCCCAACAGCTTGAAAAGTTGCCCTTAACAAAAACACATCAGGAGCATGTTTTTAGTTTAGCCAATGGAGACAAGCTGATTATGATAGCCGCAAATAATGCGCTATATCTGCATATAGATGGCAAGCAGATTACTTTAAAGAAGGCTCAACGCTTACAATCTGAAGATGAAGACGCGGCTTTAAACCACTGTAAAGCTCCGCTCAACGGTCTGGTTAAGGCTGTATTTACAGAAAAAGGACAAAGCGTTAAAAAAAATGATGTCCTGTTAACCATAGAAGCCATGAAAATGGAGTATAAAATACTTGCCCCAAGGGACGCCGTGATAAAAAAGGTAATGGTTCAAGAAAACCAACAAGTAAATGAAGAACAACATTTGCTTGAGTTGGAATAA
- a CDS encoding methylcrotonoyl-CoA carboxylase, whose product MIIQSTIHSESKEFKENYAYHKDLWQDHQQKLDAVAKGGGETYLKKHQAKGKLYVRDRIAYLIDEGSSFLELSPLAAYGQYDNAVASAGLVCGIGKVKGNSVMIIANDATVKGGTYFPQTVKKHLRAQEVALEHKLPCIYLVDSGGAFLPLQAEVFPDKLHFGRIFYNQAQMSAQGIAQIACVMGSCTAGGAYVPAMSDETVIVKGQGTIFLGGPPLVKAATGEDVTAEELGGGDVHAKKSGVVDHLAKDDHDALDKVRQIVSHLNIKKHKLVMRDQEPLYDSSSIWGVIPKSPNTSYDVREVIARLVDHSEFDEFKALYGTTLVCGFAKVWGQTIGIVANNGVLFSQSAQKGAHFIELCCQRKVPLLFLQNITGFMVGKSYEEGGIAKDGAKLVMAVSNAQVPKFSVVIGGSFGAGNYGMCGRAYDPNFLWMWPNARISVMGGQQAANVLWTLKQMQGKAKDFDEASFKQPILDKYEAEGSPYYSTSRLWDDGIIDPRQTRNTLALAINLSLENPIPDTQFGVFRM is encoded by the coding sequence GTGATTATTCAAAGTACAATCCATTCAGAATCAAAAGAATTTAAAGAAAATTACGCATACCACAAAGATCTTTGGCAAGACCATCAACAAAAATTAGATGCCGTTGCCAAGGGTGGGGGCGAAACTTACTTAAAAAAACATCAAGCAAAAGGTAAGTTGTATGTCCGTGATAGAATTGCTTATTTAATTGATGAAGGCAGTAGTTTTTTAGAGCTTTCGCCCCTTGCCGCCTATGGTCAATATGACAATGCCGTAGCCAGCGCTGGTCTTGTCTGTGGTATTGGCAAAGTTAAGGGTAACTCAGTCATGATTATTGCCAATGACGCTACGGTTAAAGGTGGAACGTACTTTCCACAAACGGTTAAAAAACACTTACGAGCTCAGGAAGTTGCTTTAGAGCATAAGTTGCCCTGTATTTATCTTGTTGATTCTGGTGGAGCATTTTTACCTCTGCAAGCAGAAGTCTTTCCCGATAAGCTGCATTTTGGCCGTATTTTTTACAATCAAGCGCAAATGTCTGCTCAGGGAATAGCGCAAATAGCGTGTGTGATGGGGTCGTGTACGGCTGGTGGAGCCTATGTCCCAGCTATGAGTGATGAAACAGTGATTGTAAAAGGTCAAGGCACTATTTTTTTGGGAGGTCCTCCCTTGGTTAAAGCAGCCACCGGAGAAGATGTCACGGCAGAAGAATTGGGGGGTGGCGATGTGCATGCTAAAAAATCAGGTGTTGTGGATCATCTGGCCAAAGATGATCACGATGCCCTGGATAAAGTTAGGCAGATTGTAAGTCATTTGAATATTAAAAAACATAAGCTGGTCATGAGGGATCAAGAACCTCTGTATGACAGTTCCAGCATATGGGGCGTCATACCCAAATCACCCAATACCAGCTATGATGTGCGTGAAGTGATTGCAAGACTTGTTGATCATAGTGAATTTGATGAGTTTAAAGCCTTGTATGGGACAACTTTGGTTTGTGGTTTTGCCAAGGTTTGGGGGCAAACAATAGGTATTGTGGCCAACAACGGTGTGCTGTTTTCACAAAGTGCTCAAAAAGGCGCGCATTTTATTGAGTTGTGTTGTCAAAGAAAAGTGCCTTTATTATTTTTGCAAAACATTACCGGCTTCATGGTGGGTAAAAGTTACGAAGAGGGTGGTATTGCCAAAGATGGTGCCAAGTTGGTCATGGCAGTATCTAACGCTCAAGTCCCTAAATTTTCTGTTGTCATTGGAGGAAGTTTTGGCGCGGGTAATTATGGCATGTGTGGTAGAGCTTATGACCCCAACTTTTTATGGATGTGGCCCAATGCAAGAATATCGGTGATGGGAGGCCAACAGGCCGCCAATGTTCTGTGGACGCTCAAGCAAATGCAGGGCAAAGCCAAAGATTTCGATGAGGCCAGTTTTAAGCAACCGATTTTGGACAAATATGAAGCCGAAGGCTCACCTTATTACAGCACCTCTCGTTTATGGGACGATGGTATCATTGATCCAAGACAAACCAGAAATACTTTGGCTTTGGCCATAAACTTAAGTTTAGAAAACCCTATACCCGACACCCAATTTGGTGTTTTTAGAATGTGA
- the mscL gene encoding large conductance mechanosensitive channel protein MscL yields the protein MLKEFKDFAVKGNVVDMAVGIIIGAAFGKIVTSFVNDLIMPVVGQLTGGVDFSDMFFALDGSSFDTLAAAQEAGAPVIAYGAFANTVVNFVIVAFSIFLVIRQMNKLKKEEEAKPTPPPKQEVLLEEIRDLLKKQN from the coding sequence ATGTTAAAAGAATTTAAAGATTTCGCTGTTAAGGGCAATGTTGTTGATATGGCTGTAGGTATTATTATTGGCGCAGCTTTTGGTAAAATTGTAACATCGTTTGTTAATGATTTAATTATGCCTGTTGTTGGGCAACTTACGGGTGGCGTTGATTTTTCAGATATGTTTTTTGCGCTAGATGGTTCTAGCTTTGATACACTCGCTGCAGCACAAGAAGCTGGGGCGCCTGTTATTGCCTACGGTGCTTTTGCCAACACTGTTGTTAATTTTGTCATCGTTGCATTTTCAATTTTCTTAGTGATTCGGCAAATGAACAAACTTAAGAAAGAAGAAGAAGCAAAGCCGACCCCACCCCCAAAGCAAGAAGTTTTACTTGAAGAAATTAGAGACTTGCTTAAAAAACAAAATTAA
- a CDS encoding enoyl-CoA hydratase-related protein — MSAVNIEHSQTQSHIILNRPQHSNALTEAMLLELSDAFKNIPKSSKILTISANGKHFCAGADLNWMRQSKDLSEEENLASAENLFNMYLALYECPIPVVSHVHGAVMGGALGLVACSDIVIAQDNAFFSLSEAKLGIVPATISPFVIQKIGYSQFLALSLQARKFSAPEALNFGLVHQCIAGQEESKKVFLKTCEDTLSNSPYALKIIKQLSRQYLPLKPENFAQYTSKLIAQCRVSHDGQEGLNAFFEKRKPQWSEA, encoded by the coding sequence ATGTCAGCCGTAAATATTGAGCATAGCCAAACGCAAAGTCATATTATTTTAAATCGTCCTCAGCACAGCAATGCTTTAACTGAGGCCATGCTTTTAGAGTTAAGTGATGCATTCAAAAACATTCCTAAGAGCTCTAAAATATTAACAATTTCTGCCAATGGAAAGCATTTTTGTGCCGGTGCAGATTTGAACTGGATGCGACAATCCAAAGACTTAAGTGAAGAAGAGAACCTTGCTTCAGCTGAAAATTTATTCAACATGTACTTGGCCTTGTATGAATGCCCCATACCTGTTGTAAGTCATGTTCATGGTGCTGTGATGGGTGGCGCTTTGGGTTTGGTTGCTTGTTCTGATATTGTCATTGCGCAAGACAATGCTTTTTTTAGTTTGAGTGAGGCCAAATTAGGCATTGTGCCGGCCACTATTTCTCCTTTTGTCATACAAAAAATAGGTTATTCACAGTTTTTAGCTTTGTCCTTGCAGGCTAGAAAGTTTTCGGCACCAGAAGCTTTGAATTTTGGCTTGGTTCATCAGTGCATTGCTGGGCAAGAGGAAAGTAAAAAAGTATTTTTAAAAACATGTGAAGACACTTTAAGTAACTCGCCCTATGCACTTAAAATCATTAAACAATTATCTAGGCAATATTTACCTTTAAAACCTGAAAATTTTGCTCAATATACATCCAAACTGATTGCGCAGTGTCGGGTATCTCATGATGGCCAGGAAGGTTTAAATGCATTTTTTGAAAAACGTAAGCCGCAGTGGAGTGAAGCATGA
- a CDS encoding hydroxymethylglutaryl-CoA lyase, translated as MDIQIKEMGPRDGLQNIKQVIPTEIKIKLIELLTQTGLQYIELGAFVSPKAVPQMADTQAILAATQALTKNIQTSVLVPNLKGLDMAIESDMQEVAVFTAASETFNQKNINASIEQSFVRFKPVIEKALLHKIKVRAYVSTAFVCPYEGDINPDKVVSIVEKLFNMGCYEVSIGDTIGKASPRQIKTLYQMTEKMGLNPFLAGHYHDTYGLALCNVYESLQQGIRVFDTSIAGLGGCPYAPGAKGNLATEKLLYFCERENINTALNASKLEPVLNYAKTNIPS; from the coding sequence ATGGACATACAGATTAAAGAAATGGGCCCGCGTGATGGTTTACAAAACATTAAACAGGTCATTCCTACAGAAATCAAAATAAAGCTGATTGAGTTGCTCACTCAAACTGGCTTACAATACATAGAGTTGGGTGCATTTGTTTCGCCTAAAGCTGTGCCACAAATGGCCGATACACAAGCGATTCTTGCTGCAACTCAAGCATTGACCAAAAATATACAAACATCCGTACTTGTGCCTAATTTAAAAGGTTTGGACATGGCCATTGAAAGTGACATGCAAGAAGTGGCTGTTTTTACAGCGGCTTCAGAAACATTCAATCAAAAAAACATCAATGCCAGTATAGAGCAAAGTTTTGTGCGTTTTAAGCCTGTCATTGAAAAAGCCTTGCTGCATAAAATAAAAGTAAGAGCTTATGTGTCCACGGCTTTTGTCTGCCCCTATGAAGGCGATATCAATCCAGATAAAGTGGTGAGTATTGTTGAAAAGTTATTCAATATGGGTTGCTATGAGGTGTCCATTGGCGATACCATTGGCAAAGCCAGTCCACGACAAATCAAGACCTTGTATCAGATGACTGAAAAAATGGGTTTAAATCCATTTTTAGCAGGTCATTATCATGACACCTATGGCTTGGCTTTATGCAATGTTTATGAAAGTTTGCAGCAGGGAATTAGAGTCTTTGATACATCGATTGCTGGCTTGGGAGGCTGCCCTTATGCACCCGGCGCTAAAGGCAATTTAGCCACTGAAAAATTGCTTTATTTCTGTGAACGAGAAAATATAAATACAGCTCTTAACGCTTCTAAACTAGAGCCGGTATTAAATTATGCAAAAACCAATATTCCATCCTAA
- a CDS encoding YajQ family cyclic di-GMP-binding protein → MPSFDIVNEIDFSEIDNALNQANRELTQRFDFKGSNTSIERKDKEIMVNSADDYKVQAAVDVLQAKLAKRSVSLKSLELGRVEPAGGGRAKQNIKVVEGIDKEKAKELVKKIKDSKLKVQASIQGEAVRVTGKKRDDLQDVIALLKGLDFSLPLQFNNFRD, encoded by the coding sequence ATGCCCAGTTTTGATATTGTTAACGAGATTGATTTTTCTGAAATAGATAATGCCTTAAATCAGGCCAATAGAGAGTTAACCCAGCGTTTTGATTTTAAAGGCAGTAATACAAGCATAGAACGTAAAGATAAAGAAATCATGGTCAACTCGGCAGATGATTATAAAGTTCAAGCTGCGGTTGATGTTTTACAGGCTAAATTAGCTAAAAGAAGCGTTTCGTTAAAGTCTTTGGAACTAGGAAGGGTTGAACCTGCCGGTGGTGGGAGAGCCAAACAAAACATTAAAGTGGTAGAAGGCATTGATAAAGAAAAAGCCAAAGAATTGGTTAAAAAAATCAAAGATTCTAAATTGAAAGTACAAGCGTCTATTCAAGGTGAAGCTGTGCGGGTCACAGGAAAAAAACGCGACGATCTCCAAGACGTGATTGCCTTATTAAAAGGTTTAGATTTTAGTTTGCCACTGCAATTTAATAATTTCAGAGATTGA
- a CDS encoding class II fumarate hydratase: MLKNTDYRIEKDSMGEMQVPKNAYYAAQTQRAVLNFPISSYTIPRVMIQALGEIKRAAAIANAELGCISSEQSKAIVEAAEQVIAGEFDDQFVVDIFQTGSGTSSNMNTNEVISNRATEILGGEKGSKLIHPNDHVNYGQSSNDVFPTAMHIATSLHFNKVLLPAMRRLHTALDEKAHEFDDIVKIGRTHLQDATPITMGQVFSGYAFQVQEAIERIERALISISELALGGTAVGTGLNTKEAFPKHAIAEIAKHTQLQFSETRNHFAAQACKDAIVEASAVLKGFAVSFMKIANDIRLLGSGPRCGIGELLLPETQPGSSIMPGKVNPVIAESVCMVCAQVMGNDAAVTMGGQAGNFELNVMMPMMIHNVLQSSELLANSCHNFVERCIDDLGVNKERCEALIEESLAMCTSLAPLIGYDEAAAIAKEAYKSGKTVREVALAKNILDETKLNEALNPKRMTQRDA; the protein is encoded by the coding sequence ATGCTCAAAAATACAGACTATCGTATAGAAAAAGATTCCATGGGAGAAATGCAGGTTCCTAAAAACGCTTATTATGCGGCACAAACGCAAAGGGCAGTGTTAAATTTTCCTATCAGTTCTTATACCATCCCTAGGGTTATGATTCAGGCTTTGGGAGAAATTAAGAGAGCCGCAGCCATTGCCAATGCTGAGTTGGGGTGTATCAGTTCTGAACAATCAAAAGCCATAGTTGAAGCGGCAGAACAGGTGATTGCCGGTGAGTTTGATGATCAATTTGTGGTGGATATCTTTCAGACTGGGTCTGGGACCTCTTCCAATATGAATACAAACGAAGTAATTTCCAATAGAGCCACAGAAATTTTGGGTGGAGAAAAAGGCAGTAAGCTGATTCATCCCAACGATCATGTCAACTATGGCCAATCTTCCAATGATGTGTTTCCTACAGCCATGCATATAGCCACCAGTTTACACTTTAACAAAGTATTGCTGCCCGCCATGCGGCGCTTGCATACAGCTTTGGATGAAAAAGCCCATGAATTTGATGACATTGTTAAAATTGGTCGGACGCATTTACAAGACGCAACTCCCATTACAATGGGACAGGTATTTTCAGGCTATGCTTTTCAAGTGCAAGAAGCCATAGAAAGAATAGAACGGGCTTTAATTTCAATCAGTGAACTGGCTTTGGGCGGAACAGCCGTTGGAACCGGTTTAAATACTAAAGAAGCTTTTCCAAAACACGCCATTGCCGAAATTGCCAAACATACACAGTTACAATTTTCTGAAACTCGCAATCACTTTGCCGCGCAAGCGTGTAAAGATGCCATTGTTGAAGCCAGTGCAGTTTTAAAAGGTTTTGCTGTAAGCTTCATGAAAATTGCCAATGATATTAGACTTTTGGGCTCAGGACCTCGCTGTGGTATTGGCGAGTTGCTTTTACCCGAAACGCAACCCGGCTCATCGATTATGCCAGGCAAAGTCAACCCTGTGATTGCTGAATCGGTTTGCATGGTTTGTGCGCAAGTGATGGGTAACGATGCAGCGGTGACCATGGGTGGTCAAGCCGGTAACTTTGAGCTCAACGTCATGATGCCCATGATGATTCACAATGTATTGCAAAGCAGTGAGCTTTTGGCCAATTCTTGTCACAACTTTGTAGAGCGTTGTATTGATGATTTGGGTGTAAATAAAGAACGCTGTGAAGCCTTGATTGAAGAAAGTTTGGCCATGTGTACCTCATTGGCACCTTTGATTGGCTATGATGAAGCGGCGGCCATTGCTAAAGAAGCCTATAAAAGTGGTAAAACTGTCCGCGAAGTTGCTTTGGCAAAAAATATTTTGGATGAGACAAAACTTAATGAAGCCTTAAATCCAAAACGTATGACCCAAAGAGATGCATAA